In Halanaerobium praevalens DSM 2228, the DNA window TCACTAAAAACAGGAGTACTTCTCTGTTTTTTTCCTACTATAGTTTTCATTTCCATTATCTTTTGTTGTTCTTCATATAATTTCAATTTATAATTAGCAATATTAACATAAATATAACGATCACCTAAATTTTCAGGTAACCATCTCCATCTTTCCATATTAACAATTAATTGTTTTATTCTCTCAGATAAAGGGATATTTAAGGCTTTTAATGTTTTAGGGCCTACAACTCCATCTGGAGTTAAACCATAATCAACTTGAAATTTCATTACTGCTTCTTTAAGTTGTTCGGTAAAAATATAATCTTGTTTTGAATTGTTTTCAGTTAAATAGTTTTTAGCTTTTAAATTTTGACGCAGTTCTTTTACTCGAACCCCTTTTGAGTTTTTAGTTAAAATCTGTTTTCCTTTAATTTGAGGCCAAGCATTTATTTGGCCTGAATCTCGATAATAAAATAATTTTTCTCTTAATTTCTGATAAGCCTTTGTTTTAGGCAAGTTTGAATTTAAGCTTTCTTCAATATTTTCCTTTGCCAATAAAGCATTTAATAATTTTTTAGACTGCAAAGAATCAGCCTGATAATTATTATCTTCTATAATAATTTCTGCATTTATTTTACCATTCAAATAATCAGAAGCTAAGTCTAAATAGGCATCAGTTAATAAAATATCTAAAAGAGCTTTTTTAGCTATTGAATTAGTATTTAAATCACTCTCAAATGCTTTCTTAATATAAGCTAAATGATAAACTTCTGGATCTAAACCTTCTTGGTAAGAGTTCTGGATTGCAGTTAAAAGTGCTTTAGCATCTCTTTTAAAACCATTTTGATCAAGCCAAATTGAATTATAATGTCTTTGTTGATAAAATTCGATTAATTCTGGATAGAATTTAATCTTTGATCCTTCTGGAAAATCACCATTATATTCTTCAATTACTAGCAAATGATTTCTAATTGACATTGCTAATTGTGCTTCAGCTTCTAAATTAGGACTAAAAACAAGTAAGCTAAATACAATAAAAAAAAGTAAAAGATTCTTTTTCAAAATCTTTCCTCCCTTAAAATATTTAATAGATCTCTTCAATTTTATTCAATAATTTTTCTAAAAGATTAGCTAATTCTTCAGCCGAATCTTCCATATCAAATAATGCTTGATTCATAAAAGCTTGTCTTTTCTCTAAAAGGCTATTCATTATTTTTTTAC includes these proteins:
- a CDS encoding L,D-transpeptidase family protein produces the protein MKKNLLLFFIVFSLLVFSPNLEAEAQLAMSIRNHLLVIEEYNGDFPEGSKIKFYPELIEFYQQRHYNSIWLDQNGFKRDAKALLTAIQNSYQEGLDPEVYHLAYIKKAFESDLNTNSIAKKALLDILLTDAYLDLASDYLNGKINAEIIIEDNNYQADSLQSKKLLNALLAKENIEESLNSNLPKTKAYQKLREKLFYYRDSGQINAWPQIKGKQILTKNSKGVRVKELRQNLKAKNYLTENNSKQDYIFTEQLKEAVMKFQVDYGLTPDGVVGPKTLKALNIPLSERIKQLIVNMERWRWLPENLGDRYIYVNIANYKLKLYEEQQKIMEMKTIVGKKQRSTPVFSDEIKYLVLNPYWYVPHTIAVEDKLPLIKKDLNYLEDKNYSLFKYIGNNRLEKIDPTKVDWTKITKDNFNYLLRQNPGDQNALGRIKFMFPNKFSIYLHDTPSQYLFSEQERSFSSGCIRIEKPINLAEYLLIDQEKWGRENIEAAIKKDKEKIVYLKKPIKIYLQYNTAWVDKENNLNFREDIYNRDQKIIDHYFKKDI